A single Rhinolophus ferrumequinum isolate MPI-CBG mRhiFer1 chromosome 20, mRhiFer1_v1.p, whole genome shotgun sequence DNA region contains:
- the CCDC71L gene encoding LOW QUALITY PROTEIN: coiled-coil domain-containing protein 71L (The sequence of the model RefSeq protein was modified relative to this genomic sequence to represent the inferred CDS: inserted 2 bases in 2 codons; deleted 3 bases in 3 codons), which yields MRRGVKRRRPRPPAAPASAARGGGFRAGDRAGLDAQEEKVVYSRSQLSLADSTEALGDAFKLFMPRSTEFMSSDAELWSFLCSLKHQFSPHILRSKDVYGYSSCRALVPDPPGAPAARGQTRRPAPGSAARRRRRGARAAAARRRKPQPPXSPEESCPAKPATPGPCFGGRTXEEIWRAATPTLTTFPTIRVGGDVWGERSLAAARHRARQVLRVNLEPVVKLRRFPVPRA from the exons ATGCGGCGCGGCGTAAAGAGGCGGCGGCCCCGGCCCCCAGCGGCCCCGGCCTCGGCCGCCCGG GGCGGCGGCTTTAGGGCAGGGGACCGGGCCGGACTGGATGCGCAAGAGGAGAAGGTGGTGTATTCGCGGTCGCAA CTGTCGCTGGCCGACAGCACCGAAGCGCTGGGCGACGCCTTC AAGCTGTTCATGCCCCGCAGCACGGAGTTCATGAGCTCGGACGCGGAGCTGTGGAGCTTCCTCTGCAGCCTCAAGCACCAGTTCTCCCCGCACATCCTCCGCAGCAAGGACGTCTACGGCTACTCCTCCTGCCGGGCCCTAGTCCCCGACCCCCCGGGGGCCCCCGCCGCCCGCGGCCAGACGCGCAGGCCGGCGCCGGGCTCGGCGGCCAGGAGGAGGCGCCGCGGAGCCCGGGCAGCCGCCGCTCGCAGGAGGAAGCCACAGCCGC CGAGCCCCGAGGAGAGCTGCCCCGCCAAGCCCGCGACCCCCGGACCCTGCTTTGGGGGCCGCA TTGAGGAGATATGGAGAGCGGCCACCCCGACGCTGACCACCTTCCCCACCATCCGCGTTGGCGGCGACGTGTGGGGCGAGCGCAGCTTGGCAGCGGCGCGACACCGGGCGCGCCAAGTCCTGAGAGTGAACCTGGAACCCGTGGTGAAGCTCCGCCGCTTCCCGGTGCCTCGGGCGTGA